Proteins from a genomic interval of Treponema succinifaciens DSM 2489:
- a CDS encoding LIC_12708 family protein, with product MKFFKNLLVAFAFISVFCGCRKGKIVSSVEKENLFELNYGTFEDELNVFNMSSAGNINTSISMQDGFFYILNGESKKIMEMNSYGDLLALYYNPQENPRPSFSENASDINSTRTAVPYSFNEVSKIAVDSRKYLYAVDKLPLNRQETDPKTNQVLSQIIVRFDDSKKYMNYIGQQGPGGTPFPYIKNIFTTDKNELVVLCTTSSGAVVYWFSMDGFLMYTIPIEKENVPNPFAEEKAETFFSLENIVPDYKDRKLYLKVDYFTSYIDESSRVQSGVEYITTLIHPFDVENNLYDFPITVPPYDEPISEGFSKETFEIPYDFLGITDSGWLYFIVSTDDGFSLQMVQSNGQRILKRKISLDRESCLYYSFNLSREGIISALIVKKEKAYVCWWRIDSLIQAVIKN from the coding sequence ATGAAATTTTTTAAAAATCTTCTGGTTGCTTTTGCTTTTATTTCTGTTTTTTGTGGATGCAGAAAAGGAAAAATAGTTTCTTCTGTTGAAAAAGAAAATCTTTTTGAATTGAATTACGGAACTTTTGAAGACGAGCTTAATGTTTTTAATATGTCATCGGCTGGAAATATCAACACTTCAATTTCTATGCAGGATGGATTTTTTTATATTTTGAACGGAGAATCAAAAAAAATAATGGAAATGAACAGCTACGGAGATTTGCTTGCCTTGTATTATAATCCTCAGGAAAATCCGCGTCCTTCATTTTCTGAAAATGCAAGCGACATTAATTCTACGCGCACGGCAGTTCCGTATTCATTTAACGAAGTTTCAAAAATCGCTGTTGATTCAAGAAAATATCTTTACGCGGTTGACAAGCTTCCATTAAATCGTCAGGAAACAGATCCAAAAACAAATCAAGTTTTGAGCCAGATTATTGTAAGGTTTGATGATTCAAAAAAATACATGAACTATATAGGACAGCAAGGCCCTGGAGGAACTCCGTTTCCGTATATAAAAAATATTTTTACGACGGACAAAAATGAGCTTGTTGTTTTATGCACGACTTCATCTGGCGCGGTTGTCTATTGGTTTTCGATGGACGGATTTTTAATGTACACAATTCCAATTGAAAAAGAAAATGTCCCGAATCCTTTTGCAGAGGAAAAAGCTGAAACTTTTTTTTCACTAGAAAATATTGTTCCTGATTACAAAGACCGCAAGTTGTATTTAAAAGTTGACTATTTTACAAGCTATATCGATGAGTCAAGCCGCGTTCAGTCTGGCGTGGAATATATAACTACGCTGATTCATCCTTTTGATGTTGAAAATAATTTATATGATTTTCCCATAACTGTTCCACCTTATGACGAGCCTATTTCTGAAGGATTCTCGAAAGAAACTTTTGAAATTCCTTATGATTTCTTGGGAATTACAGATAGTGGCTGGCTTTATTTTATTGTAAGCACTGATGATGGATTTAGTTTGCAAATGGTTCAGTCTAACGGACAAAGAATTCTAAAGCGAAAAATTTCACTTGATAGGGAATCCTGCCTTTATTATTCTTTTAATTTGAGCCGCGAAGGAATAATTTCCGCATTGATTGTAAAAAAAGAAAAAGCTTATGTTTGCTGGTGGCGAATCGATTCTTTGATTCAGGCTGTTATAAAAAACTGA
- a CDS encoding (deoxy)nucleoside triphosphate pyrophosphohydrolase translates to MSKVSIACIALLNGKILVAHRNPTGQMGGRWEFPGGKVEPGETDKEAVVREIKEEFGITVVYVGKKIAETSFIHNEEKVLLHAYRIYVPHDGIEKKYTLTEHTEYNWIPVEDVAKLNFVDSDLLLYPKVKSYILEELKK, encoded by the coding sequence ATGTCAAAAGTTTCCATAGCCTGTATAGCTTTGTTAAACGGAAAAATTCTTGTTGCCCACAGAAATCCTACAGGACAAATGGGAGGACGCTGGGAATTTCCAGGCGGAAAAGTTGAGCCGGGAGAAACAGACAAAGAAGCTGTTGTTCGTGAAATAAAAGAAGAATTTGGCATTACAGTAGTATATGTTGGCAAGAAAATCGCAGAAACTTCTTTTATTCATAATGAAGAAAAAGTTCTTTTGCATGCATACAGAATTTATGTTCCGCATGATGGAATTGAAAAAAAATATACTTTAACAGAGCACACAGAATATAACTGGATTCCAGTTGAAGATGTTGCAAAACTAAATTTTGTGGACAGCGACCTTCTTCTTTATCCAAAGGTAAAATCTTATATTCTTGAGGAACTGAAAAAATGA
- the truA gene encoding tRNA pseudouridine(38-40) synthase TruA, giving the protein MTNILLTVSYDGTDFCGWQRQDKSDNGSPVRTVQGEIENALFKMLKVPVKLSGSGRTDSGVHAAGQAANFESPIDTIPCENYVRALNGILPQDIRILKARKVEKDFSSRFCATSRLYRYFIQTKNPPFASESRYRWFISFRPEIDLLNEMCSCLRGEIDCASFAASGDSSLSTKRYIDNAFFFWNKENPDLLVFQIEANAFLWKMVRSITGTLIQLAQKKCSPNEFKKILESRDRTKAGITAPPTGLFLWEVKFDGIRRHV; this is encoded by the coding sequence ATGACTAATATTCTTCTTACAGTTTCTTATGACGGAACTGATTTTTGCGGCTGGCAAAGACAGGACAAATCTGACAACGGAAGTCCGGTCCGTACAGTTCAGGGCGAAATTGAAAACGCGCTTTTTAAAATGCTGAAAGTTCCTGTAAAACTTTCTGGCAGCGGAAGAACTGACAGCGGAGTTCATGCGGCGGGGCAGGCTGCAAATTTTGAATCTCCAATCGATACAATTCCTTGCGAAAACTATGTTAGGGCTTTAAATGGAATTCTTCCGCAGGACATAAGAATCTTAAAAGCCCGGAAAGTTGAAAAAGATTTCAGCTCAAGATTTTGCGCGACTTCAAGATTATACAGATATTTTATCCAGACAAAAAATCCGCCCTTTGCAAGTGAAAGCCGTTACAGATGGTTTATTTCGTTTCGTCCGGAAATTGATTTATTGAATGAAATGTGTTCTTGTCTTCGCGGTGAAATTGACTGCGCTTCTTTTGCCGCTTCTGGAGATTCAAGCCTTTCTACAAAAAGATATATTGACAATGCGTTTTTTTTCTGGAACAAGGAAAATCCTGATTTGCTTGTTTTTCAAATTGAAGCAAATGCTTTTCTTTGGAAAATGGTCAGATCCATTACAGGCACTCTTATCCAGCTTGCGCAGAAAAAATGCAGCCCCAATGAATTTAAAAAAATTCTTGAAAGCCGCGACAGAACTAAGGCTGGAATTACAGCGCCGCCAACCGGACTTTTTTTGTGGGAAGTAAAATTTGATGGAATCCGCCGCCATGTTTAA
- a CDS encoding helix-turn-helix domain-containing protein: protein MKKTERNIAATFARNLKFFRQKCNYSQEKLAELIDVSPATISNYETGEMWPSRQNLANLVEVLKVHPYQLFIDFSKDLDFLKLDIIERVEIAFDAPEEGFSTSAKRVRK, encoded by the coding sequence ATGAAAAAAACTGAAAGAAATATTGCTGCTACATTTGCAAGAAATTTAAAGTTTTTTAGGCAAAAGTGCAATTACTCACAGGAAAAACTTGCTGAGCTTATAGATGTTTCTCCTGCTACAATTTCAAATTATGAAACTGGAGAAATGTGGCCTTCTCGTCAAAATTTAGCAAATCTTGTTGAAGTTCTAAAAGTTCATCCTTATCAGCTTTTTATAGATTTTTCCAAAGATCTTGACTTCTTAAAACTTGATATTATTGAAAGAGTTGAAATTGCCTTTGATGCACCGGAAGAAGGTTTTTCTACATCTGCAAAAAGAGTTAGAAAATAA